The genomic window CCGCTCGCGCGCGCCTATCGCCGCGTTCGCTTCGACGGCCGCCGTTTCCGCTTCATCGAGGCCACGCCATGAAGACCATCATCCGCTACTTCTTCCAGGGTCTGCTCGTCTGTGTCCCGCTCGGCGGCACCATCGCGCTGGTCGTCTGGATCCTCTCCGGCATCGACCGGCTCTATCCGCTGCCGATCCCCGGGCTCGGCCTCGCGATCACCCTGGTGGCGATCACGCTCGTCGGCGCCCTGACGCACAACGTCATGGGGCGACGCGTGATCAAGATGGTCGAGGCGGGCATGCGCGGGCTGCCGGTCGTCAACATCATCTACACGTCGATCAAGGACCTGCTCGGCGCGTTCGTGGGCGACAAGCGATCGTTCGACAAGCCGGTGATGGTTCGCGTGCAGCCCGACCTCAGGGTCTTCGGCTTCGTCACCTGCGACCGCTTCGACGACATCCGCCTCGCGGGTCACGTCGCGGTGTACCTGCCTCAGTCGTACAACTTCGCCGGCAACCTGATCATCGTGAAGAAGGAGATGGTCGAGCCGGTCGACGCCGACAGCGCGCAGTTCATGGCCTTCATCGTCTCGGGCGGCGTCGCCCAGATGAACGCGGCGCGCACGCAGGT from Sandaracinaceae bacterium includes these protein-coding regions:
- a CDS encoding DUF502 domain-containing protein; translated protein: MKTIIRYFFQGLLVCVPLGGTIALVVWILSGIDRLYPLPIPGLGLAITLVAITLVGALTHNVMGRRVIKMVEAGMRGLPVVNIIYTSIKDLLGAFVGDKRSFDKPVMVRVQPDLRVFGFVTCDRFDDIRLAGHVAVYLPQSYNFAGNLIIVKKEMVEPVDADSAQFMAFIVSGGVAQMNAARTQVDSQAGLPLLKRKSKRTK